The following are from one region of the Pocillopora verrucosa isolate sample1 chromosome 3, ASM3666991v2, whole genome shotgun sequence genome:
- the LOC131793796 gene encoding uncharacterized protein, whose translation MPESVASLKRENSKLKDQLSVMADEIAKMKVMLLEQSKKPAATNDEVEQSLEFMSKEYDDFERFRVSAGKELDRLGAMLDEIAVEVNRVSRSIDEFQEYSYQYNVKIVGVPQLSQDESSASTSALCECLFKAIGSAVSIHDIDTAHRVPTRSNDNGGPRPIICRFIRRLSKDDVMNHKRNASKVAPSAVGLPDDASLSAVRIFDHLTPRMQKVLFEAKRFKEQFHYQYCWSKGSLVYLRKDTTSRAIKIKDITDLHRLTNGREG comes from the coding sequence ATGCCCGAGTCTGTTGCTAGCCTTAAGAGAGAGAACAGTAAGCTTAAAGATCAACTGTCTGTCATGGCGGATGAGATTGCTAAGATGAAGGTGATGCTGCTGGAGCAGTCAAAAAAACCTGCAGCGACTAATGACGAAGTAGAGCAAAGCTTAGAATTCATGAGTAAAGAATATGATGACTTTGAGCGATTCAGGGTCTCTGCTGGTAAAGAACTTGATCGCTTAGGTGCCATGCTTGATGAGATTGCTGTTGAAGTTAACAGAGTTTCCAGGAGCATCGATGAATTTCAAGAGTACAGTTATCAATATAATGTTAAGATTGTTGGTGTCCCTCAATTGAGTCAAGATGAATCCTCGGCTTCTACGAGTGCGCTATGTGAATGTTTATTTAAGGCAATTGGATCCGCTGTATCAATTCATGACATTGACACAGCTCATCGAGTCCCAACGAGAAGCAATGACAATGGCGGCCCGCGGCCAATCATTTGCCGATTTATTAGACGATTGTCAAAAGATGATGTCATGAATCATAAAAGAAATGCAAGTAAAGTTGCCCCATCTGCTGTTGGTTTACCTGACGATGCCTCCCTTTCCGCTGTTAGAATTTTTGACCATTTAACGCCAAGGATGCAAAAGGTTTTATTTGAAGCTAAGAGGTTCAAGGAGCAGTTTCACTATCAGTATTGCTGGTCGAAGGGATCGCTTGTTTATCTTCGTAAAGATACCACGTCTCGAGCCATCAAGATTAAGGATATCACGGACCTGCACCGATTAACGAATGGACGTGAAGGCTAA
- the LOC131775330 gene encoding tetratricopeptide repeat protein 28-like: MAEGGKVSVDDGKPTDAAEERQVRSGDLKVNLADDIQADVPAVLPSDGTSQFDDATLKAMAEVYLKEGDNEYSKGETNNAVHFYSEGLQVNCKDVKLNSKLYSNRAAAQLLLGNWEEALDDATVSAQLAPNFIEAIEIGASACVQQHLYQEAITWCQKGLAINKNNKKLLDLWIECDNQPTDGTDETRINQKINSNRDDTKEKIEVIQIHGQVPQAAVRKILHYANNLHFSIKVGDKAGEGKSSCNLGNAYHSLGDFERAIQYHERHLKIAKEVGDKAGEGKSYGNLGNAYLSLGDFERAIQYHERNLKIAKEVGDKAGEGKSYGNLGNAYLSLGDFERAIQYHERHLKIAKEVGDKAGEGKSYGNLGNAYHSLGDFERAIQYHERNLKIAKEVGDKAGEGKSYGNLGNAYRRLGDFERAIQYHERHLKIAKEVGDKAGEGKSYCNLGNAYDSLGDFERAIQYHERYLKIAKEVGDKAGEGKSYCNLGNAYRNLGDFERAIQYHERDLKIAKEVGDKAGEGKSYGNLGNAYHSLGDFERAIQYHERHLKIAKEVGDKAGEGKSYCNFGNAYYSLGDFERAIQYQERHLKIAKEVGDKAGEGKSYCNLGNAYRNLGDFERTIQYHERYLKIAKEVGDKAGEGKSCGNLGNAYHSLGDFERAIHYHERDLKIAKEVGDKAGEGKSYGNLGNAYLSLGDFERAIQYHELHLKIAKEVGDKAGEGKSYCNLGNAYCRLGDFERAIQYQERHLKIAKEVGDKAGEGKSYCNLGNAYHSLGDFERAIQYHERYLKIAKEVGDKAGEGKSYCNLGHAYWGLGDLERAVNLYHSCVVIFDVIRANLRFRDNWKISYRDMQRNAYTCLWCLHLKLDQILDALLSAEQGRAQALNDLICVRYGSGGIQPGPHTTVSCDLEVLASCAVSNTVFMAVDVTSRKIFYWFIISFQDIQLRSTEISNYGSFEDVNTFIGSLMNTASRAFKRGVIECEDRSLDEPCPEELAKKRSGYAYFSPECSPKAALRMLYDVIIQPIGDLINGDEIIFVPESSLWSVPFAALMDSESNYLCDSFRIRTIPSLTTLKLINDYPDDFHYKKSALLVGDPCLEGVLFEGRKLDPLPCAREEVEIIGRILGADPLIGEEARKDEVLRLLPSFALVHFAAHGRMETGEIALAPGSTCSSRPFVEEDFILTMKDVLDIRMRARLVVLSCCHSGRGEIKAEGVVGIARAFLGAGARSVLVSLWAIDDKATLVFMKHFYEELVTGKLASEALNQAMKSMKESEEFRDVKYWAPFVLIGDDVTLELN; encoded by the exons gAAATTGGGAAGAAGCTTTGGATGATGCTACAGTGTCTGCTCAATTGGCACCAAATTTCATTGAAGCAATAGAAATCG gGGCCAGTGCATGTGTACAACAACACTTGTATCAAGAAGCCATTACCTGGTGTCAGAAAGGATTGGCA ATTAACAAGAACAATAAGAAGTTACTTGATTTGTGGATCGAGTGTGATAATCAACCAACTGATGGCACAGATGAAACGAGAATTAATCAGAAAATTAACTCTAACCGTGACGATACCAAAGAGAAAATCGAG GTTATACAAATCCACGGTCAAGTACCCCAAGCGGCTGTCCGAAAGATTCTCCACTATGCGaacaatttacatttttctatTAAAGTAGGGGACAAAGCTGGTGAAGGGAAGAGTTcttgcaatctcggcaatgcttatcatagcctaggagatttcgaaagagccatccagtatcatgaacgtcatctaaaaattgccaaagaagtgggagacaaggctggagagggaaagagttacggcaatctcggcaatgcttatcttagcctaggagatttcgaaagagccatccagtatcatgaacgtaatctaaaaattgccaaagaagtgggagacaaggctggagagggaaagagttacggcaatctcggcaatgcttatcttagcctaggagatttcgaaagagccatccagtatcatgaacgtcatctaaaaattgccaaagaagtgggagacaaggctggagagggaaagagttacggcaatctcggcaatgcttatcatagcctaggagatttcgaaagagccatccagtatcatgaacgtaatctaaaaattgccaaagaagtgggagacaaggctggagagggaaagagttacggcaatctcggcaatgcttatcgtaggctaggagatttcgaaagagccatccagtatcatgaacgtcatctaaaaattgccaaagaagtgggagacaaggctggagagggaaagagttactgcaatctcggcaatgcttatgatagcctaggagatttcgaaagagccatccagtatcatgaacgttatctaaaaattgccaaagaagtgggagacaaggctggagagggaaagagttactgcaatctcggcaatgcttatcgtaacctaggagatttcgaaagagccatccagtatcatgaacgtgatctaaaaattgccaaagaagtgggagacaaggctggagagggaaagagttacggcaatctcggcaatgcttatcatagcctaggagatttcgaaagagccatccagtatcatgaacgtcatctaaaaattgccaaagaagtgggagacaaggctggagagggaaagagttactgcaatTTCGGCAATGCTTATtatagcctaggagatttcgaaagagccatccagtatcaggaacgtcatctaaaaattgccaaagaagtgggagacaaggctggagagggaaagagttactgcaatctcggcaatgcttatcgtaacctaggagatttcgaaagaaccatccagtatcatgaacgttatctaaaaattgccaaagaagtgggagacaaggctggagagggaaagagttgcggcaatctcggcaatgcttatcatagcctaggagatttcgaaagagccatccatTATCATGaacgtgatctaaaaattgccaaagaagtgggagacaaggctggagagggaaagagttacggtaatctcggcaatgcttatcttagcctaggagatttcgaaagagccatccagtatcatgaacttcatctaaaaattgccaaagaagtgggagacaaggctggagagggaaagagttactgcaatctcggcaatgcttattgTAGGCTtggagatttcgaaagagccatccagtatcaggaacgtcatctaaaaattgccaaagaagtgggagacaaggctggagagggaaagagttactgcaatctcggcaatgcttatcatagcctaggagatttcgaaagagccatccagtatcatgaacggtatctaaaaattgccaaagaagtgggagacaaggctggagagggaaagagttactgcaatctcggccATGCTTATTGGGGGTTAGGAGATCTGGAAAGAGCTGTCAACTTGTATCATTCTTGCGTCGTAATTTTTGACGTTATCCGAGCCAATTTGCGGTTCAGAGATAATTGGAAGATTAGCTACCGCGACATGCAAAGAAACGCATACACTTGTTTGTGGTGTCTTCATTTAAAACTAGATCAAATTTTGGATGCGCTTTTATCTGCTGAACAAGGACGTGCGCAGGCTCTTAATGATCTGATTTGTGTCAGGTATGGGTCGGGAGGAATACAGCCTGGGCCTCACACTACAGTGAGTTGTGATCTTGAGGTCCTTGCAAGCTGTGCTGTTTCAAATACAGTTTTCATGGCTGTAGATGTTACATCGCGCAAGATATTCTACTGGTTTATTATCAGCTTTCAAGATATTCAATTGAGAAGTACTGAGATAAGTAATTATGGCTCATTCGAAGATGTCAATACCTTTATTGGAAGCTTAATGAACACAGCATCAAGAGCATTTAAAAGAGGTGTTATTGAATGTGAAGATCGCTCTCTTGATGAGCCCTGCCCTGAAGAGTTAGCGAAGAAAAGGTCAGGTTATGCTTATTTCTCTCCTGAATGCTCACCGAAAGCTGCCTTGAGGATGTTGTATGACGTTATCATTCAGCCGATTGGTGATCTCATCAATGGCGATGAAATTATCTTTGTTCCCGAGAGTTCATTGTGGTCAGTCCCTTTTGCAGCATTGATGGATTCCGAGTCAAATTATTTGTGTGACTCTTTCCGAATTCGAACGATTCCATCCCTGACTACTTTGAAGTTGATAAACGATTACCCAGACGACTTCCACTATAAGAAAAGTGCTTTACTCGTGGGTGATCCATGTTTAGAGGGGGTTCTTTTCGAGGGGAGGAAGCTCGATCCACTGCCATGTGCGAGAGAAGAAGTTGAGATAATTGGGAGAATCCTTGGCGCTGATCCTCTTATTGGTGAAGAAGCAAGAAAAGATGAAGTATTGAGGCTACTTCCCTCTTTTGCCTTGGTACACTTTGCCGCACATGGCCGAATGGAAACAGGCGAAATTGCTTTAGCGCCAGGAAGTACTTGCTCATCACGGCCCTTTGTTGAGGAGGATTTTATTCTAACAATGAAAGATGTGTTGGATATTCGGATGCGAGCGAGGCTGGTTGTGttaagttgttgtcacagtggtcGTGGAGAGATTAAGGCTGAGGGAGTTGTTGGAATTGCAAGAGCGTTTTTAGGTGCCGGCGCTCGCTCTGTTCTCGTGTCGCTGTGGGCAATTGATGACAAGGCTACTCTCGtgtttatgaaacatttctacGAAGAACTGGTTACTGGCAAGCTTGCAAGTGAAGCTCTTAACCAAGCTATGAAGAGCATGAAAGAGTCTGAAGAGTTCAGAGATGTGAAGTACTGGGCACCCTTTGTACTCATTGGGGATGACGTCACACTGGAATTAAATTGA
- the LOC131790304 gene encoding uncharacterized protein, whose translation MADSSEPDLEKCKLSVEKHKTRLCSKTTTGNHGTNNHPGVVASYFINCVQNFGGTASVIRGDMGTESVRITAIQRYLRHEGGDSWSGEKSFLYGRSVVNQRIEACGARKVTSVLTNSPLTITHFKDLRDRGLYCDASAVHVESLLFCYKAIIREELQRMAQLWNLHQIRHSTRNNSSPHGRSCLLYHHPLMLDYCENSHLSP comes from the exons ATGGCTGACTCGTCTGAACCCGATTTAGAGAAG TGTAAATTATCCGTCGAAAAACACAAAACCAGGCTATGCTCGAAAACCACAACAG GAAATCATGGAACGAATAATCATCCCGGCGTTGTAGCTAGCTATTTCATTAACTGTGTACAAAATTTTGGAGGCACCGCCAGTGTAATTCGTGGAGACATGGGAACAGAAAGCGTGAGAATCACTGCTATTCAACGTTATCTACGACATGAAGGAGGAGATAGTTGGTCAGGGGAGAAAAGCTTTCTTTATGGACGATCAGTTGTTAATCAGAGAATAGAAGCATG CGGAGCTCGTAAAGTAACGTCCGTCCTGACCAACTCACCGCTGACCATTACTCATTTTAAAGATTTGAGGGACAGGGGACTATACTGTGATGCCAGTGCTGTGCATGTAGAAAGTCTGCTATTTTGTTACAAGGCAATTATCCGTGAGGAACTCCAAAGAATGGCTCAACTGTGGAACCTGCATCAGATTCGACACTCAACAAGGAACAACAGTTCTCCCCATGGTCGATCTTGTCTCTTGTACCATCATCCTTTAATGCTGGATTATTGCGAAAACTCGCACCTGAGTCCATAG